The Hevea brasiliensis isolate MT/VB/25A 57/8 chromosome 1, ASM3005281v1, whole genome shotgun sequence DNA segment TTGCTTTATGGCAAAGTAATGCTAAACCTTATATGCTTGATTTTTCTTGGCTTAGTATCATGGGGGAACAAATTTTGGAAGAACTGCTGGTGGTCCTTTCATTGCCACAAGTTATGATTATGATGCTCCAATTGATGAATATGGTATGCACAAAGATTTGGTATTTTAAGGTGGTGTTTTCCTTGATGTTTATCCATTACCGGTTTGCTTATTTTTAATTAGAAACTTATAAttatgccatatgtcttttaagaTTCATACTGAGAAAAGCTGGGGTGCAATACCCAGACTGCTGTCAAGAACCATCTTCCACATATGTGGAGTTAGTGCTGCTTGCACTTCACCATGAAGCAAGGGGCAGCTCAACAGCTAATGTTCTTGCTTCTGGTTAAATAATGGCTATGTCCTCTTTGTTGAGACTTAGTATTTGTAATTAAAGGGACTTTCTAGAAGCTCAAATGTTATGTAATGTCATGTGAAGAGTGATGCTGAAATGCTTGAGACATATAGCTTAGGTTGCTGAGGTGATGATTGCCTATCAGCCCTTTTTCAAGTTGTTCTCAAAGAACTTTGGTCTTGCAGATGTCATTTTCCCCTTTTGTTAAGATTTTGATAGCTCAAAAACAGTTAAAATGTCCTTAACTGATAAAAATTGTCTATTTACATATATCCAATGGTGTGGTGGGTCCTCCCCTGGTCAAacaataaatttatgattaataCACATTAAGGATAAGGaatgatattattttttatgcttttcttttattagttaatgttGTCATTattatacaactcaactcaactcaactaagtctttatccaaaaaatttggagtcggctatatggattcgctttctccactctaaacgattttgggttaaatctttagAAATGTGTAATGTTGTCATTATTATACAAGCTTTTAAAACATTTTCTACTTTTTTCCTCCTTCATATTACTATAGCCTCTTCTACAGTTGTTGTGACCTAATATTGATTGCTAATTTGTTGTACATCAATCTAAAGAATTGGAAGACTTTTCTTTGTCCAGGACTACTGAGGCAGCCTAAATGGGGCCATTTAAAGGATTTGCATAGAGCAATTAAGTTGTGTGAACCAGCTTTGGTATCAGGGGATCCAGCTGTGATACCACTCGGAAATTATCAAGAGGTCAAATATACCTTCTTCCATGATAATGAAATATAGTTATTTTTCTTATGGGCGTGTAAGTAAATTTTATCCCTTGCTTTCATGATTTATGTACAGGCTCATGTATTTAAATCTACATCTGGAGCTTGTGCTGCATTCCTTGCAAATTACAATCAGGGATCATTTTCGAGAGTGGCTTTTGGAAATATGCATTACAACTTGCCTCCTTGGTCTATCAGCATTCTTCCAGACTGCAAGAACACTGCTTACAACACTGCAAGGGTCAGAATTTCTTCCTTACAACACCTCAAAGTTTGTAGTTAAAACTTATATTATTTCTTTGGGTTTGCTCAACCAATGTCCACACACAGCTTGGTGCGCAAAGTGCACGAATGAAGATGAGTCCTGTTCCTATGCATGGAGGATTCACTTGGCAGGCATATAGTGAAGAGACAGACTCAGAAGGTGACAATACATTCACTATGGTTGGGTTGTTGGAGCAGATAAATACAACTAGAGATGCCTCAGACTATTTGTGGTACATGACAGAGTGAGTATTATAACTAAACAGGCTCTGTGTTTTGTTTTCGGTTACAATTTTTTGATATTGACGTTAACTCACTATCTTTTGGTAGCATTTATCTATTACTCAGCTTTTCATCTTTCTCACATGTTGTTCTGCCGTCTGCAGCGTTAATATTGATCCCAGTGAAGGCTTTCTGAAGAGTGGACAGTATCCTGTTCTGACTGTTCTATCAGCTGGCCATGCTTTGCATGTTTTCATCAATGGTCAATTATCTGGTGAGATGTGTTTTATAGCTTGTATTATTCAGCTTATTTTGTCATAAATATAAAAAGGAAAGCTTGCATTGACCTCAAAAAATTCTAATATTGTTGGAATTTTTTCCTACAGAAATTTGAAATTGTGATAAATTGGTTTATAATGTTTGGCCATGCTACTTTAAGAAAAAGAATCATTTTAAGTGATGGGACATGGTTAATTAATTTACACAACAGTTTATACATCAATCTTCCTTGGTATTGCTTGCTGGCACTATCTAAAATAACTTTTATTGACTAGCAGTCTGTTGTTTATAGTTTGATGACTTTATATTTTCTCTTACCTATAGCGTTGATTTTCATATTCTTGAACAGGAACTGCATATGGAAGTTTAGAATTCCCAAAGTTGACATTTAGTCAAGGTGTCAAGATGAGAGCTGGTGTCAACAAAATATCTCTTCTCAGTGTTGCAGTTGGTCTcccggtctctctctctctctctcatggaTGTACTAGTGGAATTTATGCTCTACAAGCAGTGCCTCTGatattttgaatttaaataataGTGTTCTTTTGCTGCTTTTTGATTTTGGTGCAGAATGTTGGTCCTCACTTTGAGACATGGAATGCTGGAATCCTTGGCCCAGTGACATTGAATGGTTTAAATGAAGGAAGGAGAGACTTGTCATGGCAAAAGTGGTCCTACAAGGTTTGTCTTTAAACATCAATCATATCCTCTCTTGCTGCTTTGGTGTACAGAAGACTCATTGATTTACTTGCTGTTAATCAGATTGGTCTTAAGGGAGAAGCATTGGGTCTTCATTCACTTAGTGGGAGTTCATCAGTTGAGTGGGCACAGGGGTCTTTTGTGTCCCAAAGGCAGCCACTTATGTGGTATAAAGTGAgtattttaaacttaaatttagaGATGCTTTGGTAATTGATAATAAGATTAAAAAAATGTGTTGCTTGGTATTGCATCAACAAGTATATTTTTAAGAGAAAGCGTGTTTTCCTAGAAAAATTTGCCAGGAAAGTTTTTAAAACATTcaatcctttttttctttttatcttcaTTTTTTGGTTGCTGTTAACCAAGAAGCATGCTTGTTCTTCCTGCTTTCAAGCCTCGAATGAGTTGTGGCTCCTATAACTTGCTTTGTTTTAAATAAACATATCCAATGAAGGCGGCATATTTCTAATCAGCAAATTAGAGCATGGTTCCAAGCATATTTTTTACCATCTGATTTCGGAGCTGCTGAGTCTAGAACTAACATTCTTGTGTCACATTTCTAGACCACCTTCAATGCTCCAGCTGGAAATTCTCCATTGGCTGTGGATATGGATAGCATGGGTAAAGGTCAAGTATGGATAAATGGACGGAGTGTTGGACGATACTGGCCTGCATATAAAGCATCTGGTACTTGTGGTTTCTGTAATTATGCAGGAACATTTAGTGAGAATAAATGCTTAAGTAATTGTGGGGAGGCTTCACAGAGATGGTAAAAAAGTTAACTTGTCACGTTGGAATCTTTTCTTTACACATGCCTAGAAAAACTGACCAACGATCTATAATTTCTCAGGTACCATGTCCCTCGTTCATGGCTGAACCCAACAGGGAACTTGTTGGTTGTGTTTGAAGAATGTGGTGGAGACCCAAATGGGATTTCTCTGGTTAGAAGAAAAGTAGACAGTGTATGTGCTGATATTTATGAATGGCAGCCAACTTTAATGAATTACATGATGCAAGCCTCTGGTAAAGTCAATAAGCCCCTGAGGCCTAAAGCCCATTTGGCATGTGGCCCTTGGCAGAAAATCTCGTCAATTAAGTTTGCTAGCTTTGGAACACCAGAAGGGGCTTGTGGAAACTATCGTGAAGGAAGCTGTCACGCCTTTCACTCATATGATGCTTTTAACAGGGTATGTCGGTCTTGCTTTCCTGTTTGCTATCATTTGGTGCAGTGGGATAATGATTTTAACTGTGTTACGAGGATACTCTTTGGCTGGTAGAACACCCTTGTCAGTTCTCCAAGTTTGAGGAACCACAGCAAGTGTCATTACTATAAAACAGTCCAAACTATGGACTCAAGGCTTCTTCCAAGGAATTCAATGA contains these protein-coding regions:
- the LOC110642321 gene encoding beta-galactosidase 1, with translation MKKLAMCNNVLVVFWLLGLWVCSVSASVSYDSKAITINGQRRILISGSIHYPRSSPEMWPDLIQKAKEGGLDVIQTYVFWNGHEPSPGKYYFEGNYDLIKFVKLVKQAGLYLHLRIGPYVCAEWNFGGLPVWLKYIPGINFRTDNGPFKAQMQKFTTKIVNMMKAEGLFESQGGPIILSQIENEYGPMEYELGAPGQAYTKWAANMAVGLGTGVPWVMCKQDDAPDPVINTCNGFYCDYFSPNKPYKPKMWTEAWTGWYTEFGGAVPYRPAEDLAFSVARFIQKGGSFINYYMYHGGTNFGRTAGGPFIATSYDYDAPIDEYGLLRQPKWGHLKDLHRAIKLCEPALVSGDPAVIPLGNYQEAHVFKSTSGACAAFLANYNQGSFSRVAFGNMHYNLPPWSISILPDCKNTAYNTARLGAQSARMKMSPVPMHGGFTWQAYSEETDSEGDNTFTMVGLLEQINTTRDASDYLWYMTDVNIDPSEGFLKSGQYPVLTVLSAGHALHVFINGQLSGTAYGSLEFPKLTFSQGVKMRAGVNKISLLSVAVGLPNVGPHFETWNAGILGPVTLNGLNEGRRDLSWQKWSYKIGLKGEALGLHSLSGSSSVEWAQGSFVSQRQPLMWYKTTFNAPAGNSPLAVDMDSMGKGQVWINGRSVGRYWPAYKASGTCGFCNYAGTFSENKCLSNCGEASQRWYHVPRSWLNPTGNLLVVFEECGGDPNGISLVRRKVDSVCADIYEWQPTLMNYMMQASGKVNKPLRPKAHLACGPWQKISSIKFASFGTPEGACGNYREGSCHAFHSYDAFNRLCVGQNWCSVTVAPEMFGGDPCPNVMKKLAVEAICS